From Streptomyces sp. TLI_053, a single genomic window includes:
- a CDS encoding putative adhesin: MLAGVGPANAAEWKPRNPKVWSPRDLDPVPTVGGRNAAPVKPTPPKGDGAPAWRAKPVSWPAAVDTEVDLAPKSATPNSVRESAFAAAPAAVPAGGRAGEAPVWVSSPAVAAVAEAPGLLGARTAPAAQKVRVTVADRSAAEKAGVNGLLLSVRPSASGAGAGAPVKVDVDVSSVEGAFGGDWLSRARLVALPECVLTTPEQPECRTQTPVETRRSQARPGLLSTDIELGAASAQAASAVGELSAARSAASGASGGTVLAASAAPGGPAGTFGATGLAPSGTWSVGGNTGGFNWSYPIAVPDGLGGSKPNVSLSYSSQAVDGRTAATNNQSSWIGEGWDYTPGFVERRFKPCAKDGQAGSGEQCLSGWNATISLNGRSSTLVRDDGTGTWRLEGDDASRVELLTGATNGDNNGEHWRVTTTDGTQYWFGVGRKPGAGAGSPATNSAWTTPVYGNNAGEECNKSTFDASWCDQAWRWNLDFVVDPRGGVISHWYEKETNQYMRGVSAQNPSGTRTPYVRGGYLTRIAYGSRLTDADSVKPTGQVLFDTAERCLPDAGFDCAPGKLNSANSGKWPDVPFDQNCGATGTCTNYSATFWSTKRLTKITTQVLNGGGYADVDSYALDQEYPDPGDRTAPALWLKSFTHTGYDGADKIVQPAITFTGQFYNNRVDSSTDGRPALNRRRIIGVTAETGMVTEAVYAGTDCAPGALPGSQDGNGKRCYPVYWNADEKSPLDPSLDWFHKYVVAQVNERDPFGGSPARTTTYQYVGDAAWHRDDDEYTDPKRRTWNQFRGYEQVVTRSGAAPDPIGKAVAFYLRGMDGDYKADGSRRNATYTDINGATVKDANPLAGSLRERHTYTADNGTVVAITKSDMWLSAPTATHNRGTGLPPLTAQMMRNGTGKDSALRSDGSWQSTSKTAVFDEYGMPKRVVDRADGLPDLCVATKYARNTATWTLDRVAETIQGRGDCATDPTEADTLGRNRAFYDGQASGVLNGPGQVTRTEELDGFSGGQPVFSLVSTVGYDAYGRVTTSTDAAGATTTTEYQPAANALPTSVKVTNPKGWSSTTTFHPTREVPVKSVDHNGRTSQQTVDALGRTTAAWQPGRTPGTDLADSLTEYQLSNTGTSSVTTRKLRESGQSYTVGVTILNAFGEPVQSQSSPANDAAGTRIVSDTFYNSHGQVVKTNQPYISRTGDPGTTRFVANDNEVPGQSASFYDGLGRPVVQTFSSKAIEQWRSTVSYPGVDRTDATPPQGDIPTSTLVDSRGRTTELRQYKNGTTQGAYDATRYTYDVEGKLSQVTDTVGNAWKYGYDVHGRQTRSEDPDKGTITTVYDAADRPVSTTDARGTTVAVSYDILGRPLSRNLGSTTGTPLATYEYDTLLPGLPTAATSWSDGKGYRQEVTGYNTAYQATGTRLTVPDGEGALSGSYANETSYDPISGLAVLTDMGAAGPLPAETVYLGRNPNGLLRSMGSSLGDDFVNFTVYDDLGQLQRITYGDVPKQVALTHTYQPGTGRLLRSLLDKEDGRTSVDVTDYTYSPAGDVTSVSTWRNDGATDTQCFTYDHLKRLTQAWTDTGGTTTRPDPSVPGVGGCTNTTPGPAALGGPAPYWQSFGYDATGNRTGTVDHDPTGNTAKDVTATHTYPAPGQPRPHAPTSTRTTTGNGPTVTTGYTYDKTGNTLTRPDQGGNTQTMTWDPDGHLATAATSGGTSTYVYDADGNRLLRRDPGSTTLYLGSTELTLNTATGQVSGTRYYPTPGGPTIARTSDGRLSYIASDLNGTGTTAIDTTSLGITRRAFKPFGEERGAQPSPGEWLGEKGFVGGTQDKATGLTHLGAREYDPKLGRFLSVDPVIDTSDPQQLQGYLYANNSPLTFSDPSGLWWGSSIVKKATQAVSKAVDVVKENYSTISNIGHTVLDVAGMIPVIGDACDIVNGVWYAAEGDWKNAAMSLVAVVPVIGSAATAARIASKASKALDTVSGVAKAVERGSEAAKSVRGAANASSNAASVSRAAKKSGPSPGASKASGGKTPPRNNGVSNSGARAKAGPGKGNAAVWNQRGRPDKQKVIAGHGAYIKGSGEVDVPKGTTLKFYVKDGEKLDQIDGLNVELGGFPQPKVQETIKGGNGAKVQDYTVFPGPDMEMSVKSITVSEAMRLSEILKENMGVVHVAICRSWADS; encoded by the coding sequence ATGCTCGCCGGCGTCGGACCCGCCAACGCGGCGGAGTGGAAGCCGCGCAATCCCAAGGTCTGGTCGCCGCGCGACCTCGATCCGGTCCCGACGGTCGGCGGCAGGAACGCCGCCCCCGTCAAGCCCACGCCGCCCAAGGGCGACGGCGCCCCCGCCTGGCGGGCCAAGCCCGTCAGCTGGCCGGCCGCGGTGGACACCGAGGTCGACCTCGCGCCGAAGAGCGCGACGCCGAACAGTGTCCGGGAATCGGCCTTCGCCGCCGCCCCGGCGGCCGTGCCGGCCGGTGGCCGTGCGGGCGAGGCACCGGTCTGGGTGAGCTCGCCGGCCGTGGCGGCCGTCGCCGAGGCGCCCGGGCTGCTGGGCGCCCGGACGGCTCCCGCCGCGCAGAAGGTCCGGGTCACCGTCGCGGACCGGTCGGCCGCCGAGAAGGCGGGCGTCAACGGCCTGCTGCTGTCGGTCCGTCCGTCCGCCTCCGGTGCCGGTGCCGGTGCTCCGGTCAAGGTCGACGTGGACGTGTCCTCGGTCGAGGGCGCGTTCGGCGGTGACTGGCTCTCCCGGGCCCGTCTGGTGGCGCTGCCCGAGTGCGTGCTGACCACCCCCGAACAGCCCGAGTGCCGCACCCAGACACCGGTCGAGACGCGCCGCAGCCAGGCCCGGCCCGGCCTGCTGAGCACCGACATCGAGCTCGGGGCGGCGTCGGCGCAGGCCGCGTCCGCCGTCGGCGAGCTCTCCGCGGCCCGCTCGGCGGCCTCCGGCGCCTCGGGCGGGACGGTGCTGGCCGCGTCGGCCGCCCCCGGCGGCCCCGCGGGCACCTTCGGCGCGACCGGCCTCGCCCCCTCGGGCACCTGGAGCGTCGGCGGCAACACCGGCGGCTTCAACTGGTCCTACCCGATCGCCGTCCCGGACGGCCTGGGCGGCTCCAAGCCGAACGTCAGCCTGTCGTACAGCTCGCAGGCGGTGGACGGCCGGACGGCCGCGACCAACAACCAGTCCTCCTGGATCGGTGAGGGCTGGGACTACACCCCCGGCTTCGTCGAGCGGCGTTTCAAGCCGTGCGCCAAGGACGGCCAGGCCGGCTCCGGTGAGCAGTGCCTGTCCGGCTGGAACGCGACGATCTCGCTGAACGGACGCTCCTCGACGCTGGTCCGCGACGACGGCACCGGCACCTGGCGGCTGGAGGGCGACGACGCCTCCCGCGTCGAGCTGCTGACCGGCGCCACCAACGGCGACAACAACGGCGAGCACTGGCGGGTCACCACGACCGACGGCACCCAGTACTGGTTCGGTGTCGGCCGCAAGCCCGGCGCGGGAGCGGGCTCACCGGCCACCAACTCGGCCTGGACCACCCCGGTGTACGGCAACAACGCCGGTGAGGAGTGCAACAAGTCGACCTTCGACGCCTCCTGGTGCGACCAGGCCTGGCGCTGGAACCTCGACTTCGTCGTGGACCCGCGGGGCGGAGTGATCTCGCACTGGTACGAGAAGGAGACCAACCAGTACATGCGGGGCGTCTCCGCCCAGAACCCGTCCGGCACCCGCACCCCGTACGTGCGCGGCGGCTACCTGACCCGGATCGCCTACGGCTCCCGGCTCACCGACGCGGACAGCGTCAAGCCGACCGGCCAGGTGCTGTTCGACACCGCCGAGCGCTGCCTGCCCGACGCCGGCTTCGACTGCGCGCCCGGCAAGCTGAACAGTGCCAACTCGGGCAAGTGGCCGGACGTGCCGTTCGACCAGAACTGCGGCGCCACCGGCACCTGCACCAACTACTCCGCCACCTTCTGGTCCACCAAGCGCCTGACGAAGATCACCACCCAGGTCCTCAACGGCGGCGGCTACGCCGACGTCGACTCCTACGCGCTCGACCAGGAGTACCCGGACCCGGGCGACCGCACCGCCCCGGCGCTGTGGCTGAAGTCGTTCACCCACACCGGGTACGACGGCGCCGACAAGATCGTGCAGCCCGCCATCACCTTCACCGGGCAGTTCTACAACAACCGCGTCGACTCCAGCACCGACGGCCGCCCCGCGCTCAACCGGCGCCGCATCATCGGCGTGACCGCCGAGACCGGCATGGTGACCGAGGCCGTCTACGCCGGGACCGACTGCGCTCCCGGCGCGCTCCCGGGCAGCCAGGACGGCAACGGCAAGCGCTGCTACCCGGTCTACTGGAACGCCGACGAGAAGAGCCCGCTCGACCCCAGCCTCGACTGGTTCCACAAGTACGTCGTCGCCCAGGTCAACGAGCGCGACCCGTTCGGCGGCTCGCCCGCCCGCACCACCACGTACCAGTACGTGGGTGACGCGGCCTGGCACCGCGACGACGACGAGTACACCGACCCCAAGCGCCGGACCTGGAACCAGTTCCGGGGCTACGAGCAGGTCGTCACCCGCAGCGGCGCGGCCCCCGACCCGATCGGCAAGGCCGTCGCGTTCTACCTGCGCGGCATGGACGGCGACTACAAGGCCGACGGCAGCAGGCGCAACGCCACCTACACCGACATCAACGGCGCCACCGTCAAGGACGCCAACCCGCTGGCCGGCTCGCTGCGCGAACGCCACACCTACACCGCCGACAACGGCACGGTCGTGGCGATCACCAAGTCCGACATGTGGCTGTCGGCTCCCACCGCCACCCACAACCGCGGCACCGGACTGCCCCCGCTGACCGCGCAGATGATGCGCAACGGCACGGGCAAGGACAGCGCGCTGCGCTCCGACGGATCGTGGCAGTCGACCTCGAAGACCGCGGTCTTCGACGAGTACGGCATGCCCAAGCGGGTCGTGGACCGCGCGGACGGCCTGCCCGACCTGTGCGTGGCCACGAAGTACGCCCGCAACACCGCGACCTGGACGCTCGACCGGGTCGCCGAGACGATCCAGGGCCGGGGCGACTGCGCCACCGACCCGACCGAGGCCGACACCCTCGGGCGCAACCGCGCCTTCTACGACGGCCAGGCCTCCGGGGTGCTCAACGGCCCCGGTCAGGTGACCCGGACCGAGGAGCTGGACGGTTTCTCCGGCGGGCAGCCGGTGTTCTCCCTGGTCTCCACGGTCGGCTACGACGCCTACGGCCGGGTCACCACCAGCACCGACGCCGCCGGGGCGACCACCACCACCGAGTACCAGCCGGCCGCCAACGCGCTGCCGACCAGCGTCAAGGTGACCAACCCCAAGGGCTGGAGCAGCACCACCACCTTCCACCCGACCCGTGAGGTCCCGGTCAAGTCGGTCGACCACAACGGCCGGACCTCGCAGCAGACCGTCGACGCCCTCGGCCGCACCACGGCCGCCTGGCAGCCCGGTCGCACCCCCGGCACCGACCTCGCCGACAGCCTGACCGAGTACCAGCTGTCCAACACCGGCACCAGCTCGGTCACCACCAGGAAGCTGCGCGAGAGCGGCCAGAGCTACACCGTCGGCGTCACCATCCTGAACGCCTTCGGCGAGCCGGTCCAGAGCCAGAGCTCCCCGGCCAACGACGCCGCCGGCACCCGGATCGTCAGCGACACCTTCTACAACAGCCACGGCCAGGTGGTGAAGACCAACCAGCCGTACATCAGCCGCACCGGCGATCCCGGCACCACCCGCTTCGTCGCCAACGACAACGAAGTCCCCGGCCAGAGCGCCTCGTTCTACGACGGCCTCGGCCGCCCGGTCGTCCAGACCTTCTCGTCCAAGGCGATCGAGCAGTGGCGCTCGACCGTCTCCTACCCGGGTGTGGACCGCACCGACGCCACCCCGCCCCAGGGCGACATCCCGACCAGCACCCTGGTCGACTCCCGCGGGCGCACCACCGAACTGCGGCAGTACAAGAACGGCACGACGCAGGGCGCCTACGACGCCACGCGCTACACGTACGACGTCGAGGGCAAGCTCAGCCAGGTCACCGACACGGTCGGCAACGCCTGGAAGTACGGCTACGACGTCCACGGCCGCCAGACCCGGTCGGAGGACCCGGACAAGGGCACCATCACCACGGTCTACGACGCCGCCGACCGCCCGGTCTCCACGACCGACGCCCGCGGCACCACCGTCGCCGTCAGCTACGACATCCTCGGCCGGCCGCTGTCGCGCAACCTCGGCAGCACCACCGGCACCCCGCTGGCCACCTACGAGTACGACACCCTGCTGCCCGGCCTGCCCACGGCCGCGACCAGCTGGTCCGACGGCAAGGGCTACCGCCAGGAGGTCACCGGCTACAACACCGCCTACCAGGCGACCGGCACCCGGCTCACCGTCCCGGACGGCGAGGGCGCCCTCTCCGGCAGCTACGCCAACGAGACCAGCTACGACCCGATCTCCGGCCTGGCCGTCCTGACCGACATGGGCGCGGCGGGCCCGCTGCCGGCCGAGACGGTGTACCTCGGCCGCAACCCCAACGGCCTGCTGAGGTCGATGGGTTCCTCGCTCGGCGACGACTTCGTCAACTTCACCGTCTACGACGACCTCGGCCAGCTCCAGCGGATCACCTACGGCGACGTCCCCAAGCAGGTCGCGCTCACCCACACCTACCAGCCCGGCACGGGCCGCCTGCTGCGCTCCCTGCTGGACAAGGAGGACGGCCGGACGTCGGTCGACGTCACCGACTACACCTACAGCCCGGCCGGTGACGTCACCTCCGTCTCCACCTGGCGCAACGACGGCGCCACCGACACCCAGTGCTTCACCTACGACCACCTGAAGCGCCTCACCCAGGCCTGGACGGACACCGGTGGCACCACCACCCGGCCCGACCCGTCCGTGCCCGGCGTCGGCGGCTGCACCAACACCACTCCCGGCCCCGCCGCCCTCGGCGGCCCGGCGCCCTACTGGCAGTCCTTCGGCTACGACGCCACCGGCAACCGCACCGGCACGGTCGACCACGACCCCACCGGCAACACCGCCAAGGACGTCACCGCCACCCACACCTACCCGGCCCCCGGCCAGCCCCGGCCGCACGCCCCGACCAGCACCCGGACCACCACCGGCAACGGCCCGACCGTCACCACCGGTTACACCTACGACAAGACCGGCAACACCCTCACCCGCCCCGACCAGGGCGGCAACACCCAGACCATGACCTGGGACCCGGACGGCCACCTGGCCACCGCCGCCACCAGCGGCGGCACCTCCACCTATGTCTACGACGCCGACGGCAACCGCCTGCTGCGCCGCGACCCGGGCAGCACCACGCTCTACCTCGGCAGCACCGAGCTGACCCTCAACACCGCCACCGGCCAGGTCAGCGGCACCCGGTACTACCCGACCCCCGGCGGCCCGACCATCGCCCGCACCTCGGACGGACGGCTCAGCTACATCGCCTCCGACCTCAACGGCACGGGCACGACGGCGATCGACACCACCTCGCTCGGGATCACCCGGCGTGCGTTCAAGCCCTTCGGCGAGGAGCGCGGCGCCCAGCCGTCCCCCGGCGAGTGGCTCGGCGAGAAGGGCTTCGTCGGCGGCACCCAGGACAAGGCCACCGGCCTGACCCACCTGGGCGCCCGCGAGTACGACCCCAAGCTCGGCCGCTTCCTGTCGGTCGACCCGGTCATCGACACCAGCGACCCGCAGCAGCTGCAGGGCTACCTGTACGCCAACAACAGCCCGCTGACGTTCTCGGACCCGAGCGGTCTGTGGTGGGGCTCCAGCATCGTCAAGAAGGCGACGCAGGCGGTCAGCAAAGCCGTCGACGTGGTCAAGGAGAACTACAGCACCATCTCCAACATCGGCCACACCGTCCTGGACGTGGCCGGCATGATCCCGGTGATCGGTGACGCCTGCGACATCGTCAACGGCGTCTGGTACGCGGCCGAGGGCGACTGGAAGAACGCGGCCATGTCCCTGGTCGCCGTCGTCCCGGTGATCGGCAGCGCCGCCACCGCGGCCCGCATCGCCTCCAAGGCCTCCAAGGCCCTCGACACCGTCAGCGGTGTGGCCAAGGCCGTCGAACGCGGCAGCGAGGCGGCGAAGAGCGTCCGCGGCGCCGCCAATGCCTCGTCGAATGCGGCGTCCGTGTCGCGAGCTGCCAAGAAGTCCGGGCCGTCTCCCGGAGCCTCGAAGGCGAGTGGCGGAAAGACGCCCCCCCGGAACAACGGGGTGTCGAACAGCGGCGCCCGCGCCAAGGCAGGGCCCGGCAAGGGAAATGCGGCGGTATGGAACCAACGGGGACGTCCCGACAAGCAGAAGGTCATCGCCGGACACGGCGCCTACATCAAGGGATCGGGTGAGGTCGATGTGCCCAAGGGCACCACGCTGAAGTTCTACGTCAAGGACGGCGAGAAGCTCGATCAGATCGACGGGCTGAACGTGGAGCTGGGAGGGTTCCCGCAGCCGAAGGTCCAGGAGACCATCAAGGGAGGGAACGGGGCCAAGGTGCAGGACTACACTGTGTTCCCGGGCCCCGACATGGAGATGTCCGTCAAATCGATCACGGTGAGCGAGGCGATGCGGCTCAGCGAAATCCTGAAGGAGAACATGGGCGTCGTGCACGTTGCCATCTGCAGAAGTTGGGCGGACTCGTGA
- a CDS encoding GNAT family N-acetyltransferase produces MIDTRLIERHAARAWPAEEVREEGGWLLRHTPGVPRRRSNSALPVGAGDGLLEGLERVERYYAGHGLPVTVQVAPAEEHTALDAALDARGYRRDSAVLVCTAPAAAVAAAARPAAPLDVTLAEHPTRAWLDAYAELEPGGTEPEAAEELFRRIGGPAAHLGVERDGRLVGIGLVVAAPGCAGVFCMATAPAHRRQGVAGAVLHIGARWAAARGAETLYLQVTAENTTARRLYERVGFEVSHSYHYRLKP; encoded by the coding sequence TTGATCGACACGCGGCTGATCGAACGCCACGCGGCCCGGGCCTGGCCCGCCGAGGAGGTGCGCGAGGAGGGCGGCTGGCTGCTGCGGCACACCCCCGGGGTACCGCGCCGGCGGTCGAACTCGGCGCTGCCGGTGGGGGCGGGCGACGGCCTGCTGGAGGGTCTGGAGCGGGTGGAGCGGTACTACGCCGGGCACGGGCTGCCGGTGACCGTCCAGGTCGCGCCCGCCGAGGAGCACACCGCGCTGGACGCAGCGCTCGACGCACGCGGCTACCGGCGGGACTCGGCGGTGCTGGTCTGCACGGCACCGGCCGCCGCGGTGGCCGCCGCCGCCCGGCCCGCCGCGCCGCTGGACGTCACCCTCGCCGAACACCCCACCCGGGCCTGGCTGGACGCGTACGCGGAGCTGGAGCCCGGCGGGACCGAACCGGAGGCCGCCGAGGAGCTGTTCCGGCGGATCGGCGGGCCGGCGGCCCACCTGGGCGTCGAGCGCGACGGCCGGCTCGTCGGCATCGGGCTGGTGGTGGCGGCGCCCGGCTGCGCCGGGGTGTTCTGCATGGCCACCGCCCCCGCGCACCGGCGGCAGGGCGTGGCCGGGGCGGTCCTGCACATCGGCGCACGCTGGGCGGCGGCCCGGGGTGCGGAGACCCTGTACCTCCAGGTGACAGCCGAGAACACGACGGCGCGGCGGCTGTACGAGCGGGTCGGCTTCGAGGTGTCGCACAGCTACCACTACCGGTTGAAGCCCTGA
- a CDS encoding LysR family transcriptional regulator has translation MLDPGRLLLLRELADRGTMTAAAAALGRTSSAVSQQLAVLEREAGVPLLERDGRRVRLTPEGLRLVAHARIVLGALETAERDLRAAADTPRGPVALACFSTFAAVHVLPALVAARERYPELRVSLLELEPPEALAALRARRCDLAVRYSYDLVPEPAFPAAEFTVHPLAADPVLLALPAGHSADGAAVDLRHLADSPWIVGSREDGSAALVRAACALAGFAPRIVHAVDDYHLALRMVANGLGAALVPQLAADAHTPATADIALHPVRGPQLVRRIHALTLPAPGARPALDAVLALLRPPVS, from the coding sequence ATGTTGGATCCGGGGCGGCTCCTCCTGCTGCGCGAACTCGCCGACCGGGGGACGATGACGGCGGCCGCCGCCGCCCTCGGCCGCACCTCCTCGGCGGTCTCCCAGCAGCTCGCCGTACTGGAGCGCGAGGCCGGCGTGCCGCTGCTGGAACGGGACGGCCGCCGGGTCCGGCTGACACCCGAGGGCCTGCGGCTGGTCGCGCACGCCCGCATCGTGCTGGGCGCGCTGGAGACCGCCGAACGCGACCTGCGGGCCGCCGCCGACACTCCGCGCGGCCCGGTCGCCCTGGCCTGCTTCTCGACCTTCGCCGCCGTGCACGTGCTGCCCGCCCTGGTGGCCGCCCGCGAGCGCTACCCCGAGCTGAGGGTGTCGCTGCTGGAGCTGGAACCGCCCGAGGCCCTCGCCGCACTCCGGGCCCGCCGCTGCGACCTCGCCGTCCGCTACAGCTACGACCTGGTCCCCGAACCGGCCTTCCCGGCCGCCGAGTTCACCGTCCACCCGCTCGCCGCCGACCCGGTCCTGCTGGCCCTGCCCGCCGGCCACAGTGCCGACGGGGCCGCCGTCGACCTGCGCCACCTCGCCGACTCCCCCTGGATCGTCGGCTCCCGCGAGGACGGCAGCGCCGCCCTGGTCCGCGCCGCCTGCGCCCTGGCCGGCTTCGCCCCCCGGATCGTGCACGCGGTGGACGACTACCACCTCGCCCTGCGGATGGTGGCGAACGGCCTCGGGGCGGCCCTGGTGCCGCAGCTCGCCGCCGACGCCCACACCCCGGCCACCGCCGACATCGCCCTGCACCCGGTACGAGGCCCCCAACTCGTCCGCCGCATCCACGCCCTGACCCTCCCGGCACCGGGGGCCCGCCCGGCGCTGGACGCCGTCCTGGCGCTCCTGCGCCCGCCTGTGTCGTAG